A single Cannabis sativa cultivar Pink pepper isolate KNU-18-1 chromosome 7, ASM2916894v1, whole genome shotgun sequence DNA region contains:
- the LOC115696421 gene encoding uncharacterized protein LOC115696421 translates to MARKVTSTRSQAARDSSSNDANQFSVLDNDPVPRRFDQSRDPYYIGNGDHPSASLVPKILTGSDNYNAWRRSMIVALSARNKIQFVNGKLQQPDEDHDIWNRCNDLVISWLLHSVSVDIADSFMYKENAAEIWDDLQERFHQLNAPRVFEAKRSMQMLSQGSLDVTAYFTRRKALWDLIQ, encoded by the coding sequence ATGGCGAGGAAAGTGACCAGTACTCGGAGTCAAGCTGCTCGTGACAGCTCCAGTAATGATGCGAATCAATTCTCGGTGCTCGATAATGATCCTGTGCCTCGGCGTTTTGATCAGAGTAGAGATCCATATTATATTGGAAATGGAGATCATCCATCGGCAAGCTTAGTTCCTAAGATCCTGACTGGGAGTGACAATTACAATGCTTGGAGAAGATCAATGATTGTTGCTCTATCAGCCAGAAACAAGATCCAGTTTGTTAATGGGAAGCTGCAACAACCAGATGAAGATCATGATATTTGGAACCGATGCAATGATCTGGTAATTTCTTGGCTTTTGCATTCAGTTTCTGTTGATATTGCTGATAGTTTTATGTACAAAGAAAATGCAGCAGAAATTTGGGATGATTTGCAAGAGAGATTTCATCAGTTGAATGCTCCAAGAGTTTTTGAAGCTAAAAGATCGATGCAAATGCTAAGTCAGGGATCTCTTGATGTCACAGCTTATTTCACACGAAGAAAGGCTCTATGGGATTTAATACAGTAG